In Citrus sinensis cultivar Valencia sweet orange chromosome 4, DVS_A1.0, whole genome shotgun sequence, one DNA window encodes the following:
- the LOC102621803 gene encoding phospholipid-transporting ATPase 1, protein MDLNNSTESTVPHFEINTSSSSRRSISSSQSRASRGNSIREVTLGDLGSKPVRYGSRGGDSEGLSMSQKEISEEDARFVYINDPVKSNEKFEFAGNSIRTGKYSILTFIPRNLFEQFHRVAYIYFLVIAVLNQLPQLAVFGRGVSILPLAFVLSVTAIKDAYEDYRRHRSDRIENNRLANVLVNNQFQEKKWKDIRVGEIIKIKTNETIPCDMVLLSTSDPTGVAYLQTINLDGESNLKTRYAKQETLLKVPEKETISGLIKCEKPNRNIYGFHANMEVDGKRLSLGPSNILLRGCELKNTSWALGVAVYAGQETKVMLNSSGAPSKRSWLEMHMNSEIIKLSFFLVALCTVVSICAAVWLKRHNDELDYMPYYRRKDFSEEGEPDNYKYYGWGLEILFTFLMSVIVFQVMIPISLYISMELVRLGQAYFMIQDSHMYDEASGSRFQCRALNINEDLGQIKYVFSDKTGTLTENKMEFRCASIWGIDYSGGNARSHSEEVGYTVQVDGKVLKPKLTVNVDPHLLQLSRSGKNTEEGKHVYDFFLALAACNTIVPLVVDTSDPNVKLVDYQGESPDEQALVYAAAAYGFMLIERTSGHIVIDIQGQRQRFNVLGLHEFDSDRKRMSVILGLPDKTVTLFVKGADTSMFSVIAKALNMNVIRGTESHLHAYSSLGLRTLVVGMRELSASEFEQWQSSFEAASNALFGRAALLRKVASSVENNLCILGASGIEDKLQQGVPEAIESLRAAGIKVWVLTGDKQETAISIGYSSKLLTSKMTQVIINSNSKELCRKSLEDAIAMSKKLKTVPGVSHNSERSSGAGVAQLALIIDGTSLVYILDSELDEQLFQLAGDCSVVLCCRVAPLQKAGIVALVKTRTSDMTLAIGDGANDVSMIQMADVGVGISGQEGRQAVMSSDFAMGQFRFLVTLLLVHGHWNYQRMGYMILYNFYRNAVLVFVLFWYVLFTAFTLTTAINEWSSVLYSVIYTSLPTIVVAILDKDLSRRTLLQNPQLYGAGHRQECYNTKLFWLTMADTLWQSVVIFFIPFGAYWDSTIDVSSIGDLWTLAVVILVNIHLAMDVIRWTWITHAVIWGSIIATLICVMIIDAVPSLPGYWAFFEVAKTRLFWFCLMIILVAALIPRFLVKFLYQYYYPCDVQIAREAEKVGNLRERGAGEIEMNPVLDPPQR, encoded by the exons atggatttaaataattcgACTGAGAGCACTGTTCCACATTTTGAGATAAATACCAGTTCATCATCCCGGCGAAGCATTTCTTCTAGTCAATCCAGGGCTTCCCGTGGGAATTCGATAAGGGAAGTGACTTTGGGTGATTTAGGATCAAAGCCTGTTAGGTATGGATCACGAGGTGGTGATTCTGAGGGTCTTAGTATGTCGCAGAAGGAGATCAGTGAAGAGGATGCTAGGTTTGTGTATATAAATGATCCTGTGAAGTCGAAtgaaaagtttgaatttgcTGGGAATTCAATTAGGACTGGAAAATATTCAATCCTTACATTCATTCCcagaaatttatttgaacaGTTTCACAGAGTTGCATACATATATTTCCTTGTGATTGCTGTGCTTAATCAGCTTCCCCAGCTTGCAGTTTTTGGACGGGGAGTTTCTATTTTGCCATTAGCCTTTGTCCTGTCGGTTACAGCAATCAAGGATGCTTATGAGGATTATAGAAGGCACAGGTCAGATAGAATTGAGAACAATAGACTGGCAAATGTTCTGGTGAATAATCAGtttcaagaaaagaaatggaagGATATTCGGGTCGgggaaattattaaaatcaagaCAAATGAAACTATTCCTTGTGATATGGTGCTGCTCTCTACTAGTGATCCCACTGGGGTTGCATACCTGCAGACAATTAATTTGGATGGGGAGTCGAATTTGAAGACTCGGTACGCAAAGCAAGAGACTCTTTTGAAGGTTCCTGAAAAGGAGACTATCAGTGGGTTGATTAAATGTGAGAAGCCCAACAGGAACATATATGGATTTCATGCTAATATGGAAGTTGATGGGAAACGGCTGTCCCTTGGACCTTCAAATATTCTTTTACGAGGCTGTGAGCTGAAAAATACCTCTTGGGCTCTTGGCGTAGCTGTTTATGCTGGCCAGGAGACAAAAGTTATGCTTAACAGCTCAGGAGCTCCATCCAAGAGGAGCTGGCTTGAGATGCATATGAACTCAGAGATCATCAAGCTCTCTTTTTTCCTTGTTGCTTTGTGTACAGTTGTCTCCATCTGTGCTGCTGTTTGGCTGAAACGTCACAATGATGAATTGGACTACATGCCTTACTATAGGAGAAAGGACTTCTCTGAGGAGGGTGAACCAGATAACTATAAGTATTATGGATGGGGATTGGAGATTCTTTTCACCTTCCTCATGTCAGTTATAGTGTTTCAGGTCATGATCCCCATTTCTTTGTACATATCTATGGAACTTGTCCGGCTTGGCCAGGCATACTTCATGATCCAAGATTCCCACATGTATGATGAGGCCTCGGGTTCAAGATTTCAGTGCAGGgctttaaatataaatgaagaTTTAGGACAAATAAAGTATGTATTTTCGGACAAAACTGGTACCCTTACTGAGAATAAGATGGAATTTCGATGTGCAAGCATTTGGGGGATAGATTACAGTGGTGGCAATGCACGTTCTCACAGTGAGGAAGTTGGTTACACTGTGCAAG TGGATGGAAAAGTTTTGAAACCAAAGCTGACAGTGAATGTTGATCCTCATCTTTTACAATTATCAAGAAGTGGAAAGAACACAGAAGAAGGCAAACATGTCTATGACTTCTTCCTTGCATTGGCAGCTTGTAATACTATTGTGCCTCTTGTTGTCGACACATCTGATCCGAATGTTAAATTAGTAGATTACCAAGGGGAGTCTCCAGATGAGCAAGCGTTAGTTTATGCTGCTGCTGCATATGGTTTTATGCTAATAGAAAGAACTTCGGGTCATATAGTTATTGATATTCAGGGTCAAAGGCAAAG GTTCAATGTCTTGGGTTTACATGAGTTCGACAGTGACCGGAAGAGGATGTCGGTTATTTTGGGGCTCCCTGACAAGACTGTGACGCTCTTTGTAAAAGGTGCTGACACATCTATGTTTAGTGTGATAGCTAAAGCTTTGAATATGAATGTAATAAGGGGAACTGAAAGCCATCTCCATGCTTACTCCTCTCTGGGTTTGAGAACACTCGTTGTTGGTATGCGAGAACTGAGTGCTTCCGAATTTGAGCAGTGGCAGTCTTCCTTTGAGGCTGCTAGCAATGCTTTGTTTGGTAGGGCTGCTTTACTTCGCAAGGTTGCTAGCAGTGTGGAAAACAATCTCTGCATACTGGGTGCCTCAGGTATTGAAGATAAACTACAACAAGGGGTGCCAGAAGCTATTGAGTCACTTCGAGCAGCTGGTATTAAAGTATGGGTTTTGACTGGTGACAAGCAAGAAACTGCCATATCTATTGGCTACTCGTCAAAACTCCTAACAAGCAAGATGACACAAGTTATAATTAATAGCAACTCAAAGGAATTGTGTAGAAAGAGTTTAGAGGATGCCATTGCCATGTCTAAGAAGCTAAAGACCGTGCCTGGTGTCTCACACAACTCTGAAAGAAGTTCTGGAGCTGGTGTTGCACAACTGGCCTTGATTATTGATGGTACCAGCCTTGTTTATATTCTAGACAGTGAACTTGATGAACAG CTTTTCCAATTAGCTGGAGACTGCTCTGTTGTACTTTGTTGCCGAGTAGCACCGTTGCAAAAAGCTGGGATTGTTGCCCTTGTAAAGACCAGGACATCAGACATGACCCTTGCGATTGGGGATG GTGCAAATGATGTTTCAATGATTCAAATGGCTGATGTTGGAGTTGGCATAAGCGGCCAAGAGGGTCGGCAAGCTGTAATGTCATCGGATTTTGCAATGGGGCAGTTTAGATTCTTAGTTACACTTTTGTTGGTCCATGGGCATTGGAATTATCAGCGGATGGGCTACATGATATTGTACAACTTTTACAGAAATGCAGTGCTTGTTTTTGTTCTATTTTG GTATGTGCTATTTACTGCTTTCACTTTGACAACTGCAATTAATGAGTGGAGCAGTGTGTTATATTCTGTGATCTACACTTCTTTGCCTACAATTGTTGTTGCTATACTTGACAAGGACCTTAGTAGAAGGACTCTTCTACAGAATCCCCAGCTCTATGGGGCTGGGCACAGACAAGAGTGCTATAACACAAAATTGTTTTGGCTGACAATGGCTGATACATTGTGGCAAAGTGTGGTGAtcttttttattccttttggaGCGTACTGGGACAGCACCATTGATGTATCAAGTATAGGGGATTTGTGGACACTTGCTGTTGTTATTTTGGTTAATATACACTTGGCTATGGATGTCATCCGGTGGACTTGGATTACTCATGCAGTCATTTGGGGATCTATAATTGCAACGTTGATTTGTGTCATGATAATAGATGCTGTACCTTCATTACCCGGTTATTG GGCATTCTTCGAGGTTGCAAAGACACGATTGTTTTGGTTTTGCTTGATGATTATTCTTGTAGCAGCACTTATTCCACgttttcttgtaaaatttctCTATCAATACTATTATCCATGCGATGTTCAGATTGCAAGAGAAGCCGAGAAGGTAGGGAATCTTAGGGAGCGTGGAGCCGGAGAAATAGAAATGAATCCAGTATTAGATCCTCcccaaagataa
- the LOC102609508 gene encoding probable inactive leucine-rich repeat receptor-like protein kinase At3g03770 — MAKPVDKLHLLVFIILSIIVSAPHSNQLQLFQYQTLVRIQQLLNYPSVSSSFNTTTVTDFCNIEPTPSLTLVCYEDNLTQLHIAGDNNNNINGGLAHNFSTDTFFSTLGSLSSLKVLSLVSLGLWGPLPGSIAHSSSLEILNLSSNYLSGSIPVQISSLRNLQTLILDDNKFTGAVPSELSLLQVLSVLSLKNNSLSGFLPVSLTGLQSLRVVSLSANHLSGEIPDLRNLKNLRVFDVQDNYFGPRFPRLHKKMVTLVLRNNRFQFGINPDELRSYNQLQKLDISLNRFVGPFIPSLLSLPSITYLDIHGNKLTGLLLQNMSCNPQLAFVDLSSNLLTGYLPSCLQVEAKTRLVLYSKNCLSNEEQEQHPSNFCQNEALAVKVLPHKQKNKSSYASSVVGGTVGGIAVVGAVLLVVKKVYNKNNNKVETTSTRFILENVSTINTVKLLSDARYISETMKMGASLPAYRTFTVDELKEATDCFDSSSFMCDASHGQIYKGKLTDGTLVAIRSLKMSKKSSPHMYTYHIELISKLRHTNLVSALGHCLDFSLDDPSISIIYLIFEYAPNETLRSSISGPGYKLTWVQRIAAAIAIVKGVQFLHTGIVPGVFSNNLKITDVLLDENFHVKINSYNLPLLAEARGKGSAEVSSPAKKTSVLARTEQDDKSDVYDIGIILIEIIVGRPITSENVVVLVKDLLQVNIGTDEARKSIVDPAVMNECSDESLKRMMELCLRCLSNEPKDRPSVEDTLWNLQFATQIQGLKENNQEAL, encoded by the exons ATGGCAAAACCAGTTGATAAGCTTCATCTTCTTGTGTTTATAATTCTCAGCATTATTGTTTCTGCTCCCCATTCAAACCAGCTTCAACTCTTTCAGTATCAAACCCTTGTGAGAATCCAGCAGCTGCTCAACTATCCTTCAGTTTCAAGCAGCTTTAACACCACCACTGTCACTGATTTCTGCAACATTGAACCAACTCCTTCACTAACTCTAGTTTGTTATGAAGATAATTTGACTCAGCTTCACATTGCAGGtgacaacaacaacaacatcaatGGTGGACTTGCTCATAATTTCTCAACTGACACTTTCTTTTCAACCCTTGGAAGTCTTTCCAGCTTGAAAGTCTTATCTTTGGTTTCTTTAGGCTTATGGGGTCCACTTCCTGGCAGCATTGCTCATTCATCTTCCCTGGAAATATTGAATCTTAGTTCAAACTATTTGAGTGGTTCCATCCCAGttcaaatttcttctttgaGAAACTTACAAACACTCATTCTTGATGATAACAAGTTTACTGGGGCAGTCCCCAGTGAACTAAGTTTACTCCAAGTTTTGTCTGTGTTGAGCTTGAAGAACAATTCTCTAAGTGGATTCTTGCCAGTTTCTCTAACAGGTTTACAAAGTCTGAGAGTTGTGTCACTTTCAGCTAATCACTTGTCTGGGGAAATACCTGATCTTCGCAACTTGAAAAATCTTCGAGTGTTTGATGTGCAAGACAATTATTTTGGTCCTCGTTTTCCCAGATTGCATAAGAAAATGGTCACTCTTGTTCTCAGAAACAACAGGTTTCAGTTTGGTATTAATCCTGATGAATTACGCTCCTACAATCAGCTTCAAAAGCTAGACATTTCTCTAAATCGATTTGTGGGGCCATTTATACCATCATTGTTATCGTTACCTTCCATTACTTATCTTGATATCCATGGAAACAAATTAACAGGATTACTCCTGCAAAACATGTCATGCAATCCGCAACTTGCCTTTGTGGATTTATCTTCAAATCTTTTAACAGGATATTTACCTTCTTGTCTACAAGTGGAAGCAAAGACCAGGCTCGTCTTGTATTCCAAAAACTGTTTAtcaaatgaagaacaagagcAGCATCCTTCTAATTTCTGCCAAAATGAAGCTCTGGCTGTCAAAGTTTTGCCGCATAAACAGAAGAACAAAAGCTCTTATGCATCAAGTGTGGTGGGAGGGACTGTTGGTGGCATTGCAGTTGTTGGGGCTGTTCTTTTGGTTGTGAAAAAGGTGtacaataagaataataataaagtagaAACAACTTCAACAAGGTTTATACTGGAGAATGTGTCAACAATTAACACAGTGAAGCTGCTTTCAGATGCCA GATATATATCGGAAACAATGAAGATGGGAGCTAGCCTCCCTGCTTATCGAACCTTTACTGTCGATGAGCTTAAGGAGGCCACTGATtgctttgattcttcaagttTCATGTGTGATGCTTCACATGGTCAG ATTTACAAAGGAAAGCTCACTGATGGCACTCTGGTTGCTATTAGAAGCTTGAAAATGAGCAAAAAGAGCAGTCCACATATGTACACCTACCACATTGAGCTGATTTCAAAACTCAGACATACCAATTTAGTTAGTGCTCTTGGACACTGCTTGGACTTCAGTTTGGATGATCCAAGCATAAGCATTATATATCTTATATTTGAGTATGCTCCAAATGAGACGCTAAGAAGCTCCATATCTGGACCTG GCTACAAGCTTACTTGGGTCCAACGAATAGCAGCTGCAATAGCAATTGTAAAGGGTGTCCAGTTCCTGCATACAGGGATTGTGCCGGGAGTCTTTTCAAATAATCTCAAGATAACAGATGTTTTATTAGATGAGAATTTTCATGTAAAAATCAACAGCTATAACCTTCCTCTTTTAGCTGAAGCTAGAGGCAAG GGCAGTGCTGAAGTTTCTTCTCCTGCAAAAAAAACAAGTGTCTTGGCAAG GACAGAACAGGATGACAAAAGTGATGTTTATGACATAGGAATAATCTTAATCGAAATCATTGTGGGAAGGCCTATCACGTCcgaaaatgttgttgttcTTGTAAAAGATCTT CTGCAAGTAAACATAGGGACTGATGAAGCTCGAAAGAGTATCGTGGATCCTGCAGTTATGAATGAATGCTCGGACGAGTCATTGAAGAGAATGATGGAGCTGTGTCTGCGATGTCTGTCCAATGAGCCAAAGGATAGACCTTCTGTTGAAGATACTTTGTGGAATTTGCAGTTTGCCACCCAGATTCAGGGTCTGAAAGAGAACAATCAGGAGGCACTGTAA